The sequence ATTTCATTGAGATCCCCACTAAGGATCATTTGTCACACCACCACAAGATTTTGCAATCAAATTCTAATAAATCTTCaaagaaataatatttttttcaacttAGATTTATACGAATTTGCAAAATGAAAACacttacaaatatagcaaaattttattaGTCTATGATCGACAATGATAGATATATGGTCTATCAATTAATAGTAGTCTATCAATACTTATCAATATCTATTAGTGTATTTCATACATTTTCgtttattttgataaatttgaattgttttctagaaaaatatataaagataagtttattcctttttctagaaagaataaaagaaaagaaaaatgaaactattctcAGTTAGGCTGTCTTTGTAAAACCTTCAGCAAGATAGATAACAATAAGCTGTCTTTGAAACTATTCTCAGTTAAATGTTTTATCCTTTTCAATTTTGACTTGTATTCTTTAAAAAGTGGATTATTCTAACTATTCATCAACTTGATCTCTCATGCCCCCATCCTAGCAGTGTTGTTGAAATAGATATTATGCATTTACTCACACTCAAATGTTCTTATATAGTTCAAACAATGAAGACTTTTCTCAtctcataataataataaatttttttctgTCTTCTCAACTTTTGTTTTGGTGTGTTTGTCATATAGAGGCAACAGGGTCAATTCTTGTCCCAGAAGAGGACTGTCTTTACTGAGAAAAGAGTTTGTACGCTTCACATAATGAATCAATGGAAAACCTCTTTTtgtatttactattattattattatttattaataaatactgctttttcttcttcttcttcttcttcttcatagcTGGTCGCTCTGCGTATCACTGAGGAAGCTCTTTCACTTTCATTCATGGGAGAAAATCAagaaaagtgcatccaaataaCAGGTCAGTGTTCAACAAATCATAAACAGAATaaaaagaacatgaaaaaaAGGATTAAAAGATGTTCCtgctctatttttttaaaacagaAACAGAACTTTTCGTTTATCCTTAAATTATAAAGGGatatagaaaatagaaaacgAGGGAATTAACAGGCGCAAGAGGAGATCTTTAAGATTCAACACCTATTTGACATTCTATGAAGTAATTTTAGACTTAAGTCATCAAACCTATATGTTTATGCTAATCTCTTCTAATCTTCTTCATTTTAAACTGTCATCCTTCAGGATCAGATGAGATAGCCAAAGAAGGAAATGCCACAGAATCTTCACAAACAATCACCAACCAAACAAATATGACCCACAAAGCAAATTACATGAAGTGGCTTAAGATCTTTGTCTATATCATCTTTATCCTTCTAGGGCAGGCAGTGGCAACCCTTCTTGGAAGACTGTATTTTGACAAAGGAGGCAAAAGCAAATGGCTAGGAACCTTGGTCCAAGTAGCAGGCTTCCCCATCTTCTTTCCTTATTACATCATAATAGCAACCAATCAAAAAACAAACACAAACAACAACATTTCACAAACAGAACAACAACCAACCCTGTTGAAACTAGTTATGGTTTATCTCACATTAGGACTGCTTTTAGCTGCAGATTGCTACTTACTCTCCATTGGCCTCATGTACCTCCCTGTCTCCACTTATTCCCTCATCTCTTCCTCACAATTAGCTTTCAATGCcatcttctccttcttcctcaACTCCCAAAAGTTCACTCCTCCAATCATCAACTCCCTTGTTCTCCTCACCATCTCCTCCACCCTCCTAGTCTTTCAAACAGAATCAGATGGTTCAGCCAACAAGACCTCTAAGGCCAAATATATACTTGGCTTCCTCTGCACCATTGCTGGATCAGCAGGCTATGGCCTAGTGCTTTCTTTGACACAGCTGTTCTTCAACAAGGTCATCAAAAGTGAGTCATTCAAGGCCATTGTCGACTTGATCGTTTACCGGTCGTTTGTTGCTTGTCTAGCCATTGTTGTGGGGCTTTTTGTGAGTGGAGAGTGGAGGGGTTTGAAGAAGGAGATGTATGAGTTTGAGTTGGGGAAAGTCTCTTATTTTATGACATTGATATGGACAGCCATTGTGTGGAAAGTGTACACTGTTGGGTGTGTTGGTTTGATAGTTGAGGTTTCTTCTCTGTTTTCCAATGCTGTATGTGTTCTGGGATTGCCTATAGTTCCTGTTGCAGCAGTGATCATTTTTCACGATAAGATGAGTGGGTTGAAAGGTGTTGCAATGGCTTTGGCAGTTTGGGGTTTTATTTCCTATTCTTATCAGCAATATCTTGATGATTGTAACAAGTCCAAGGAGAATTCCAGCAGTTCATCGTGAAGAAAAGATGGGAAAATGAGGAATGTGGCATCATTTGGAAAATTAAAAGGCATTCAGAATTAACATCAGTTAATGAGCTAAGGCCACGATTATCCTGTGTAAACATCATAATAGAAATGAAAGTAAAAAAGTAGACTCTATTTGATTACTTTTAGGGTTGTTTAATTgtgttaaataatagtactgATACATCAGACTCACATTTAAATCTGTAATGAAATAACACAATTAGATTATTACTGATATAGTTATTATTGTGGTTATCATTATCGTTACgattaaaactaaaaattttcaattttgacaTCTTTATTGTTAGCTTTATCGATATCGATAGTGTTTGACTCTCTAACAATAAATTCtacaaaattcataattttaGGTATATACACAATAAAAAACAATCTAATTGCGTTTACGATTCAAACTCATTTCAATTGATGTAATCGTCCATCCATGAAATTTCAATACAATTACACCAATTTTCCTTACGGTCTAATAAACGGTAGCCTACGATCAAAACATCAATGTCAATAGATTTTTCAAATTCACAAAAATTTGAGAATATATACATCTTCGAAATATCACTACCAACAAATTTACATTAGTGTTTCATTTTTTCCTATTTTCAGGAGCACAATTTCTTcccaatttctttcttcttcttcttcgattACGTTAGGTTTAAAACCaactttttctttcaaatcCAATTTCGTGGAGACCAATTTTTCCaatttcttcctcttcttctaaTTTCTCTTCCGATTCACTATTATACTTCTTAGAAAACAAAAGAATGaggtgagattttttttttttttttttttttggattacTATACTAGTTTGTGGCATCtgacttttttattttgaaaaaatatctaAAAAGTATTGCTTTAGATTTGAGTTGCGTGTGATGATTGTTGTGTAGAAATAATTGAAATTGACATTTGATTACCACTCGCTTCATATTTGAGATTGCCAATACTGTTTTAGGATTTGAGTTCATGTGATAGAGTCGTTGTAGAAATAACTAAGCATTCTCTAAAAAATGTGTGAGACACatttgaaaatgaaagaatGGGTGAATCTAACAGTGGACACGTTATCAAACACGATGTCACAAACAATATATCCGACAAAGAGTTTTCTTCGGCATTCATTCGTCTAGAAAGGCAAAACGACTAGAGAACAAGATCTACAAAATCTTTAAATCACATGTAATTATATATGGAAAGAATCTTTTATTGAAGTTGTTGTCGGCGATCTCAATGTTATTGCTAATGCTT comes from Cucumis melo cultivar AY chromosome 12, USDA_Cmelo_AY_1.0, whole genome shotgun sequence and encodes:
- the LOC103487639 gene encoding probable purine permease 10; the encoded protein is MGENQEKCIQITGSDEIAKEGNATESSQTITNQTNMTHKANYMKWLKIFVYIIFILLGQAVATLLGRLYFDKGGKSKWLGTLVQVAGFPIFFPYYIIIATNQKTNTNNNISQTEQQPTLLKLVMVYLTLGLLLAADCYLLSIGLMYLPVSTYSLISSSQLAFNAIFSFFLNSQKFTPPIINSLVLLTISSTLLVFQTESDGSANKTSKAKYILGFLCTIAGSAGYGLVLSLTQLFFNKVIKSESFKAIVDLIVYRSFVACLAIVVGLFVSGEWRGLKKEMYEFELGKVSYFMTLIWTAIVWKVYTVGCVGLIVEVSSLFSNAVCVLGLPIVPVAAVIIFHDKMSGLKGVAMALAVWGFISYSYQQYLDDCNKSKENSSSSS